The following proteins are co-located in the Colletotrichum lupini chromosome 4, complete sequence genome:
- a CDS encoding DNA-binding protein has protein sequence MVKAKEEVISEFNEYVNMTAEDLESWLKSDDSNSAGWPKDDAEGEGESVGHDSGRKIVEILQANPEKKEDEYTDEQVEHMRKVVAYCKRHLAQESKGNSDKSPEEVKKSKSYASLKNWGHDFLKAQGKENGAAKSNGKSTKKEENGDEEKAESNGSKKQNGSKKDEEEVEDDKEEEAADEEAEDESEEKAGDKRKNASEETGSSKKRQTRQGEGKSTEKSDEKNGDDEKEEEAEEKDEDGDEEMEDDGDDKENGGGKAKKGPKKGDTVSWNWGSGQPEGKVLDVKGEKTSITTKRGNEVSRDGDPEDPAVVIDTGKSKAINYGAVEKAYFFAAIGLLYVRKHV, from the exons ATGGTTAAAGCCAAGGAAGAGGTTATTTCCGAGTTCAATGAGTACGTCAACATGACGGCCGAGGACCTCGAGTCCTGGCTCAAGTCGGACGACTCAAACAGCGCGGGCTGGCCCAAGGACGACgccgagggcgagggcgagTCGGTCGGACATGACAGCGGGCGCAAGATTGTCGAGATCCTCCAGGCGAACcccgagaagaaggaggacgaGTACACGGATGAGCAGGTTGAGCACATGCGCAAGGTCGTGGCGTACTG TAAGCGACACTTGGCGCAAGAGTCCAAGGGGAACAGCGATAAGTCGCCCGAGGAAGTGAAGAAGAGCAAGTCGTATGCTTCACTGAAGAACTGGGGGCACGACTTCCTCAAGGCCCAGGGCAAGGAGAATGGCGCAGCAAAGTCAAATGGAAAGTCTACCAAGAAGGAAGAGAACGGCGACGAAGAGAAGGCCGAATCGAATGGGTCCAAGAAGCAAAACGGCTCCAAGAAGGACGAAGAAGAGGTCGAAGATGACAAGGAAGAGGAGGCTGCTGACGAAGAGGCCGAGGACGAGAGTGAGGAGAAGGCCGGTGACAAGCGCAAGAATGCTAGCGAGGAGACCGGGTCTAGCAAGAAGCGACAGACGCGCCAGGGCGAGGGCAAGTCGACTGAGAAGTCGGATGAGAAGAATGGGGATGATgagaaggaagaagaggcTGAGGAGAAGGATGAGGATGGTGACGAAGAGATGGAGGACGACGGCGACGACAAGGAAAATGGCGGCGGTAAGGCCAAGAAAGGACCTAAGAAGGGCGATACCGTCAGCTGGAACTGGGGCAGTGGTCAGCCTGAGGGCAAGGTCCTTGACGTGAAGGGCGAAAA GACGTCTATCACGACGAAACGCGGAAACGAAGTGTCTCGCGATGGCGATCCTGAGGATCCGGCCGTTGTCATTGACACTGGAAAGTCGAAAGCAATCAA CTACGGAGCCGTAGAGAAGGCATACTTCTTCGCCGCGATCGGTCTGCTTTACGTCAGAAAGCATGTATAG
- a CDS encoding lipocalin-like domain-containing protein, with protein sequence MRLSTLSTILSWAAVASAVAITNETSPSPSIPNVVQSTWDGKCFYPTPDAAFDLDSYLGRWYQVAGTVAPFTAGCKCIFAQYSLNDNGTVKVNNTCEAGGRAINILGTAAPADPSYGAKGVLRVQFPGQPGPDCAGPNYIVQDYTPDFALVQASNFTTLFVLSRQRNPEDAVLDAWIARAGQLGSNLADVVKTDQTGCQFA encoded by the exons ATGAGATTGTCCACCCTCTCCACGATCCTCTCCTGGGCAGCCGTCGCGTCCGCCGTCGCCATCACAAACGAGACCTCGCCCTCCCCGAGCATCCCCAACGTCGTCCAGTCTACCTGGGACGGAAAATGCTTCTACCCTACCCCGGACGCCGCCTTCGACCTCGACTCCTACCTCGGCCGTTGGTACCAGGTCGCCGGCACCGTTGCACCCTTCACTGCCGGGTGCAAGTGCATCTTTGCGCAGTACTCTCTCAAT GATAACGGCACCGTCAAGGTGAACAACACCTGCGAAGCCGGGGGCCGCGCCATCAACATCCTAGGCACCGCCGCGCCAGCCGATCCGTCGTACGGAGCCAAGGGTGTCCTTCGCGTTCAGTTCCCCGGCCAGCCCGGGCCCGATTGCGCCGGCCCGAATTACATTGTTCAAG ACTACACCCCAGACTTTGCGCTCGTGCAGGCTAGCAACTTTACGACTCTGTTCGTGCTCAGTCGCCAGCGGAACCCGGAGGACGCGGTCCTCGAC GCTTGGATCGCGCGCGCCGGTCAGCTCGGCTCGAATCTCGCAGACGTTGTCAAGACGGATCAGACCGGTTGCCAGTTCGCATGA
- a CDS encoding isochorismatase — MASATSFRQIVGTPPSTASPTDSTLIIIDAQNEYAEGKLAVRDVASSRKAIAALLQKYRDAGQPSSIVHVVHDTPEGAPLFTPGTKLAEEFDELKPKDGEKVVRKQFPGSFAGTDLQAHLEGLGARGKKVVLTGYMAHVCVSTTARQADQRGFDVLIAEDAVGDRDIPGVDAAQLVKVALSEVGDAFGTIVQSKDIWSGKDTTKSMATKQYCNSTLSSVTFLTTIFAKELVQPVPLTLVLIPYLEPESLQPVSAVRFSRSIAEIADWRCHSAEKTAPCYQGPDDRCGLPELLKPTKEAQQPLLIRILTGHWAAQLTDLAKNEFIAQRARILTKLQGQSGGFNSLGFGPRTTQFCERSIGALITI, encoded by the exons ATGGCCTCAGCAACATCCTTCCGCCAAATCGTCGGCACCCCGCCCTCGACGGCCTCACCTACCGACAGCACCCTCATCATCATCGACGCTCAAAATGAGTACGCAGAAGGCAAGCTCGCCGTCCGGGACGTCGCCTCCTCGCGGAAGGCCATCGCCGCTCTGCTGCAGAAGTACCGCGACGCCGGTCAGCCCAGCAGCATCGTGCACGTCGTCCACGATACGCCCGAAGGCGCTCCCCTCTTTACGCCTGGAACCAAGCTGGCCGAGGAGTTCGACGAGCTGAAGCCCAAGGACGGTGAAAAGGTGGTGAGGAAGCAGTTTCCTGGTTCCTTTGCGGGAACGGATTTGCAGGCGCATTTGGAGGGGTTGGGAGCGAGGGGGAAGAAGGTTGTTTTGACCGGGTACATG GCTCACGTTTGTGTGTCTACTACCGCTAGACAAGCTGACCAGCGTGGGTTTGACGTTCTGATCGCTGAGGATGCGGTCGGCGATCGTGATATTCCTGGCGTCGATGCAGCGCAGCTCGTCAAGGTTGCTTTGAGTGAGGTTGGTGATGCTTTTGGTACTATTGTGCAGAGCAAAGACATT TGGTCTGGGAAAGACACAACTAAATCCATGGCGACGAAGCAGTA CTGCAACTCAACTTTATCATCGGTGACGTTCTTAACAACGATCTTTGCTAAGGAGCTCGTTCAACCCGTTCCACTCACTCTTGTACTAAT TCCCTATCTAGAGCCTGAATCTCTGCAGCCGGTCTCAGCCGTGCGGTTCTCAAG ATCCATAGCTGAAATCGCCGATTGGCGGTGCCATAGCGCGGAGAAAACGGCACCATGCTATCAAGGCCCTGACGATCGGTGCGGCCTACCCGAGCTGTTGAAGCCCACTAAAGAGGCACAGCAACCGTTACTGATTCGAATACTGACGGGACATTG GGCCGCGCAGCTAACCGACTTGGCGAAGAACGAATTCATAGCCCAAAGAG CTCGAATACTCACAAAGTTGCAAGGGCAAAGCGGCGGGTTTAACAGCTTGGGATTCGGACCTCGGACAACTCAGTTCTGCGAGCGAAGCATTGGCGCGCTCATCACCATATGA
- a CDS encoding peptidase family M28, whose protein sequence is MRYSLSAKLLLLLGSSQLVLSSSDDQRVLAPATEQAINDIAADLGWDKAPMFTIENKDVIFAALKRYADPVDALVSFQPDMADTLAEPRLIHVHGEKMAEWMTEGDKLRLRRKGRKFRDITDFQELYADHVNTFAGKANLPKITHQSLIKPLFPKVNQTNMHNVLKHMTSYYNRYYGGVTGEESSVWLHDHVASIIAQSPFHAHISLEYFTHEFPQSSIIARFEPKVRDFSKPLTIIGAHQDSANYLFPLLPAPGADDDCSGTVSILEAFRVLATSGYVPKEGPVEFHWYAAEEGGLLGSQAVAAYKKKEGANIGAMMEFDMTAFIARNATESIGFIKTDADAPLTKWAVDLSEEYINITTSVYELMPGAGSDYMSYTKLGFPATFASEGNPVAGGFPGEFDPYVHTEKDTMDVDDETGVFSIDHMARFSELAIAFAIEQAGWDNKWR, encoded by the exons ATGCGCTACTCCCTCTCAGCCAAGCTGCTCCTCCTGCTGGGCTCTTCTCAGCTCGTGCTCAGCTCCTCCGACGACCAACGCGTACTCGCTCCCGCTACGGAACAGGCGATAAACGATATTGCCGCGGACTTAGGCTGGGATAAGGCCCCCATGTTCACGATCGAGAACAAAGACGTAATTTTCGCGGCGCTCAAGAGATACGCTGACCCCGTCGACGCCCTCGTTTCTTTTCAGCCCGATATGGCGGACACGCTCGCTGAGCCGAGACTGATCCACGTTCATGGCGAGAAAATGGCTGAATGGATGACGGAGGGCGATAAGCTTCGTCTTCGGCGCAAGGGACGCAAGTTCCGCGACATCACTGATTTCCAGGAGCTTTACGCCGACCACGTCAACACCTTTGCAGGCAAAGCCA ACCTTCCCAAGATCACACACCAAAGCCTCATCAAGCCCCTCTTCCCCAAAGTCAACCAGACAAACATGCACAATGTCCTCAAGCACATGACGAGCTACTACAACAGATACTACGGCGGCGTCACCGGCGAGGAGAGTTCCGTCTGGCTGCACGACCACGTCGCCTCGATCATTGCCCAGTCGCCCTTCCACGCCCACATCTCGCTCGAGTACTTCACCCACGAGTTCCCCCAATCCTCCATCATCGCCCGCTTCGAGCCCAAGGTCCGCGACTTCTCCAAGCCCCTAACCATCATCGGCGCCCACCAAGACTCGGCAAACTACCTCTTCCCTCTGCTTCCCGCCCCCGGCGCAGACGACGACTGCTCCGGTACCGTAAGCATTCTCGAGGCCTTCCGCGTTCTCGCGACGAGCGGCTATGTGCCCAAGGAGGGACCCGTCGAGTTCCACTGGTACGCGGCCGAGGAGGGCGGGTTGCTGGGTAGCCAGGCCGTTGCAGCCtacaagaagaaggagggtGCCAACATTGGCGCCATGATGGAGTTCGACATGACGGCTTTTATCGCGCGTAACGCTACCGAGTCGATTGGGTTCATCAAGACGGATGCGGACGCGCCGCTCACCAAGTGGGCGGTGGACCTGAGCGAGGAGTACATCAACATCACGACGAGCGTCTACGAGCTCATGCCCGGCGCCGGATCGGATTACATGTCATACACCAAGCTCGGGTTCCCTGCTACATTTGCATCCGAGGGCAATCCCGTTGCGGGTGGATTCCCTGGCGAGTTTGACCCGTACGTGCATACGGAAAAGGATACCATGGATGTCGATGATGAGACGGGTGTGTTTTCTATTGATCACATGGCGAGGTTCTCTGAGCTGGCCATTGCCTTTGCTATTGAGCAGGCTGGGTGGGACAACAAGTGGAGGTAA